ACCATAGGGACCGATTTAACCCGGCAATTCTTGCCGCATCGGGAACCGGGGAAAGGTTCTGTTAACCATACCGCCACTAACGTGGCGCTGCTGCCACGCACGTGGCGGCGATGGGGCGGCTTGCCGGCGATGAGACGGCGCGCAGGCCGAGGCGGCGTGCATTGCCCGAAAATTCGTTGGGGAACAGGGGTCTTGAATGGCCAAGGCGGCGAAGACTGAAGCGGAAGCGGAACCGGAAGCCGAAGGCGAAGAAGCCCCCAAGAAGAGCAGACTGCCGTCCAAGAAGGTGATGATCATCGCAGGCGCGGCGCTGCTGGTTGTCGGCGGTGGCGGTTTCGGCGCCATGAAATTCATGGGCGGCAAGAAGCAAGAAGAGCCGAAGAAGGAAGTGGTGAAGCCCGCGACCTTCGTCGATCTGCCCGACGTGCTGGTCAACCTCGCCAATTCCGGCGGCGACCGCACCCAGTATCTTAAAGTGAAGGTGGTCCTTGAACTGCCGGACGCCGAACTGGTGCCGAAGATCCAGCCGCTGATGCCGCGCGTGATGGACGCCTTCCAGACCTACCTGCGCGAACTGCGCCCGACCGATCTCGACGGCTCGGCCGGCCTCTACCGACTCAAGGAAGAACTGACGCGGCGGGTCAATGTCGCGGTCGCACCGAACAAGGTCACAGCGGTCCTGTTCAAGGAAATCGTCGTTCAATAGCGCATCGCGCGAGTGGACGATCGCAATACTTATAAGCAGACGGCAAAGACGAGCATGGCGGGCAAGGACCAGATCGACCAGGACGCGCTGGCGGCGGAGTGGGGCGTTGCCCTCGAGGCCGAGCAGGGCGGCGGCAGTGGCGCGCCGACCCCGTCCAGCAGCGCCGATCAGGCTGCCGCGCAATGGGCGGCGATGGTCGACGACACCGCCAATTTCCAGTCGACCAATAAGGGCGGCGCCGAGCGCATCCTCAATCAGGAGGAAATTGACAATCTGCTCGGCTTCAGCCTGGCGGATGTAACGCTCAACGACAATTCCGGTATCCGGTCCATCATCGACTCGGCGATGGTGTCCTACGAGCGTCTGCCGATGCTCGAAATCGTCTTCGACCGCCTGGTGCGGCTGATGACGACCAGCTTGCGCAATTTC
The Pseudolabrys sp. FHR47 genome window above contains:
- the fliL gene encoding flagellar basal body-associated protein FliL; the protein is MAKAAKTEAEAEPEAEGEEAPKKSRLPSKKVMIIAGAALLVVGGGGFGAMKFMGGKKQEEPKKEVVKPATFVDLPDVLVNLANSGGDRTQYLKVKVVLELPDAELVPKIQPLMPRVMDAFQTYLRELRPTDLDGSAGLYRLKEELTRRVNVAVAPNKVTAVLFKEIVVQ